Proteins encoded in a region of the Canis lupus familiaris isolate Mischka breed German Shepherd chromosome 1, alternate assembly UU_Cfam_GSD_1.0, whole genome shotgun sequence genome:
- the PABIR1 gene encoding protein FAM122A has translation MAQEKMELDLELPPGAGGSPAEGGGSGAGGGLRRSNSAPLIHGLSDTSPVFQAEAPSARRNSTTFPNRHGLLLPASPVRMHSSRLHQIKQEEGMDLINRETVHEREVQNAMQISHSWEESFSLSDNDAEKSASPKRIDFIPVSPAPSPTRGIGKQCFSPSLQSFVSSNGLPPSPIPSPTTRFTTRRSQSPINCIRPSVLGPLKRKCEMETEYQPKRFFQGITNMLSSDVAQLSDPGVCVSSDTLDGNSSSAGSSCNSPAKVSTTTDSPVSPAQAASPFIPVDELSSK, from the coding sequence ATGGCTCAGGAGAAGATGGAGCTAGACCTGGAGTTGCCTCCGGGTGCTGGCGGGAGCCCGGCGGAGGGCGGCGGcagcggcgcgggcgggggcctCCGGAGGTCTAACAGCGCCCCCCTGATCCACGGCCTCAGTGACACTTCGCCGGTGTTCCAGGCCGAGGCGCCGAGCGCCCGGCGGAACAGCACGACGTTCCCGAACCGCCACGGCCTGCTGCTGCCGGCCTCCCCGGTCCGCATGCACAGCAGCCGCTTGCACCAGATCAAGCAGGAGGAGGGCATGGACCTCATCAACCGAGAGACCGTCCACGAGCGCGAGGTGCAGAACGCCATGCAGATAAGCCACTCCTGGGAGGAAAGTTTCAGCCTGAGTGACAACGACGCGGAGAAGTCCGCCTCCCCGAAGCGCATCGATTTCATTCCGGTGTCACCAGCGCCGTCACCCACCCGGGGGATCGGGAAGCAGTGCTTTTCACCATCCTTGCAAAGTTTTGTGAGTAGCAATGGATTGCCTCCGAGCCCTATTCCCAGCCCAACGACTCGGTTTACTACCCGGAGAAGCCAGAGTCCCATCAATTGCATTAGACCAAGTGTTCTTGGACcactgaaaagaaaatgtgaaatggaaACTGAGTATCAGCCAAAGAGATTTTTCCAGGGCATCACCAACATGCTTTCTTCTGACGTTGCACAGCTGTCAGATCCTGGCGTGTGCGTATCGTCTGATACCCTTGACGGAAACAGCAGCAGCGCCGGATCTTCTTGTAACTCACCAGCGAAAGTCAGCACTACCACCGACTCTCCTGTGTCGCCTGCCCAAGCGGCCTCTCCATTTATTCCAGTAGATGAACTTTCATCTAAGTGA